One window from the genome of Cryptomeria japonica chromosome 6, Sugi_1.0, whole genome shotgun sequence encodes:
- the LOC131067901 gene encoding uncharacterized protein LOC131067901, which translates to MKLNFDGASRGNLGRSGVGAIIRNEVGEVVRAISGLVGVATNNVAEISVMEAGLQWCVNNGVVKLIIEGDSQVILNGVTKSVFQNWRLECWILRINMLLNLLGDYHIQHMFQEGNKVADYLANMGVEEDSAREFGRDDTMLIGLKEIISLDMVSIPRSRIG; encoded by the coding sequence ATGAAATTAAATTTCGATGGTGCAAGTAGAGGTAATCTGGGTCGGAGTGGTGTGGGAGCTATCATTAGAAACGAAGTTGGTGAGGTGGTGCGTGCCATATCGGGTCTGGTTGGAGTAGCTACCAACAATGTGGCAGAGATTTCTGTGATGGAGGCAGGGCTTCAATGGTGTGTTAATAATGGGGTTGTCAAACTCATAATTGAAGGAGATTCTCAGGTCATCCTCAACGGTGTGACCAAATCCGTATTCCAGAACTGGCGGTTGGAGTGCTGGATCTTGAGGATTAATATGCTTTTGAACTTACTAGGTGATTATCACATTCAACACATGTTTCAAGAAGGCAACAAAGTAGCAGACTATTTGGCAAACATGGGGGTTGAGGAGGATTCTGCCAGAGAATTTGGCAGGGACGATACGATGTTGATTGGACTAAAGGAGATCATATCCCTTGACATGGTTTCAATCCCAAGGTCTAGAATTGGATAG